The nucleotide window GACTTGGGTAGCACGACATACAGAGCCTAACACGACAACAGGTGTCCATTTTCTTGTGCTGGGCCTCGCTCAACGCCATGCAATACTTCATCATGCTCTAGTCAGTGCCCGCCCATCCGTCCCAGTGATCAGGTGTGAACAGGAATGCTGAcgccaccaccaacaacagctTCCAAAAAGTCCAAGGCATGTCTGCACTGCAAAGCTCCCTGAGGTTCCTCCCCCACGTCATCATGGGCACCGCCGTCaacgtggcggcggcatggcTCGTCTCCAGAGTCAAGGTCCAGACTCTCGGCGCCGCGTCggccgtcatctcggccgtTGCCCCGATCCTCATGGCCacggtcgacctcgacggcaacTACTGGTTCGCGCCCTTCTGGGCCATGCTTCTCTCGCCCGTCAACGCCGACGGTGCGTTATCCCCCCTACCCTCCCAGTGACCCGCACGAATACGAAAAGACTGACATTGCACGAAACAGCACTCTTCACCGTGTCCAACCTCATCATCTCGGACGCCTTCCCGGCAGACTTGCAgtccctcgccggcggcgtcttcagCGAGATCGGGCAGATAGGCAACGCCGTGGGCCTCGCCATGACGGCAGCTATTGCGGCATCCGTGACGGAGCACTcgggcatcgtcgacgataCCGGAGCGGCGCGCATGGCGGGCTACCGCGCCGCTTTCTGGACCGTCTTCGCGGCCACGGTGgccgtggtcgtcgtcgtgctaTGGGGGCTCAGGAAGAGCGGCACGGTCGGGAAGAAGGACGACTAGGGAAAGGTCATGCTGGGCTAGCGCGAGGCCTTGATGGAATAGGCTTTTAGAACATGGgaccgccgctgccgccgcctggtTTTCTGGACGCACGTCTCGGCATGAGTCTCAGTCCGCCAGGCGTGGCATTGCATGGCACTCTTGAAAGGGGATAGCCGAGCCAaaaaggagggaggaggcagTTACCATGCTGATGTCTGGATGTCTCAATTGTGCAACGACTTAGACCACTTGATTTGCGAAAGCCAAAGTTTAGTCTACCGTTCTACTATTCAAGCAGAATTTGAGCTCTTGATTGCGGGAAACATAGCATCGCGTGTGATGTGTGAAGAAACTGCTTGTTTTTATTGTGGTAGTCAGAACAAGCCCTCCCGGCCAGTCTGATGTCGACCCGGCAGCAGGTTTTGAGTTTCAAAGCACATGGGACGACACTGAACTCATCTGGTGTCTCGCACACGCCCCAGGGACGAGCATGGTGGGTGGCTCGATGATGAGTTGTCTCGATAAGCCAAGATTGACGGTGCGTGGTTCCAAGACTTGGCCCGATGCTCATTCAACTCCAGCCACCTCGCGCAGCGACGATGTCATTCTTCATCGGCAGAGGTCAAAGCAAAAACTCGGGCAGACCTTGGAACGTCTCAGCATTGACGGCCCGCCCCGTTTTAATATGGGAACTTGACGGGTTCTCGGGGCCGATCCATCATCCCGTGCCGAGTTCCTCGTCTCAATTAAAGACTGGTGGGGGGTTGACGACATGATCACCGTAACAAAGTCGGGTGTGGGACATTTTGCCAACTGCTTTTGTGGGAATGTGTGCATTTTGAAGGGACGGCACTAGACGGGTATTCTTCGCCGATCCTCGCTTTCGTCCGTCGTCTCCCGCACTGGAAGCCTTGCTTAAAGGATTACGAGTGCCCACTGATGGAAAGAGGCCGAAAAGGAATGGTAGGGACTCGATTCAAAACTATTCCTAGGGATCGATCGCCCGGAGG belongs to Colletotrichum higginsianum IMI 349063 chromosome 5, whole genome shotgun sequence and includes:
- a CDS encoding Major facilitator superfamily transporter, with the translated sequence MSALQSSLRFLPHVIMGTAVNVAAAWLVSRVKVQTLGAASAVISAVAPILMATVDLDGNYWFAPFWAMLLSPVNADALFTVSNLIISDAFPADLQSLAGGVFSEIGQIGNAVGLAMTAAIAASVTEHSGIVDDTGAARMAGYRAAFWTVFAATVAVVVVVLWGLRKSGTVGKKDD